CTTCGCCCGCCTCTACCTCGGCGGCGAGAGCGCGGGCTCCAACATCGCGCACCACATGGCGATGCGCGTCGCCGCGGAGGGGCTGCCCCACGGCGCCCAGATCCGGGGCCTCGTCCTGATCCACCCGTACTTCCTGGGCACTGACAAGGTGCCCTCCGACGACCTGAGCCCGGAGGCGCGCGAGAGCCTGGGTTCCCTGTGGCGCGTCATGTGCCCAACCACCACCGGCGAGGACGACCCGCTCATAAACCCCTTCGTGGACGGCGCCCCCGCGCTGGCGACCCTGGCGTGCGGCCGCGTGCTCGTCTGCGTCGGCGAGGGCGACGTGCTCCGCGACCGCGGCCGCGCCTACCACGACCGCCTCAAGGCCAGCGGCTGGCAAGGGGAGGCCGCGATCTGGCAGGCGCCCGACAAGGGCCACACGTTCCACCTCCTGGAGCCGTGCTGCGACGAGGCCGTCGAGCAGGACAAGGTCATCAGCGACTTCCTCAACCGCTGACCCGCCTCGTCCtaccgccggcggtggcgtgtaCTCGGCCACCGGATTGAATAACCACAGCTTCGTCGACGATGAATGCTGCCGCGCTACTCTGCTTACTAGTCTACTGTTTCAGATTCAGAATTGTGTCTCGGTTCTTTGCCATTGTTAGGAGGCATTGGTGTTGTATTGCATTGGGAATTTGGGGGGTGATGATGATACAGTCATAGTGTCATACAGATGAATTATACTTGTTGGACGAACATAAATTGTTGAAACATCGATTCGATCTTCGATTATTATACCTATATGAATCACGTCTTTCTTGATTCTAGCAGCTGCAATTGCTTATGGAATGGGTTGTCAGTTTGGGTAGAAATGCCGGGTTGGGTTTGGATTGGTAAGATACTCTTACAATACAAATAATGaaacaaataaaagaaagaacaaaAGAATTGCCAAGTTCACCTGTTCATGCATCTGTCAACTTAT
The genomic region above belongs to Setaria italica strain Yugu1 chromosome VI, Setaria_italica_v2.0, whole genome shotgun sequence and contains:
- the LOC101772068 gene encoding 2-hydroxyisoflavanone dehydratase, encoding MAAAPVAPPPASADDEIVYESMPCIRIYKNRVERYFGSEFVAASTDAATGVASRDVVISPNVSARLYLPRLADGAPATKLPVLVYYHGGGFCLGSAFNPTFHAYFNSFAALANVLVVSVEYRLAPEHPVPAAYADSWEALAWVVSHLADSPNDGGNRDPWVAGHADFARLYLGGESAGSNIAHHMAMRVAAEGLPHGAQIRGLVLIHPYFLGTDKVPSDDLSPEARESLGSLWRVMCPTTTGEDDPLINPFVDGAPALATLACGRVLVCVGEGDVLRDRGRAYHDRLKASGWQGEAAIWQAPDKGHTFHLLEPCCDEAVEQDKVISDFLNR